Below is a genomic region from Phragmites australis chromosome 20, lpPhrAust1.1, whole genome shotgun sequence.
AATTTGGATGTGGTCTATTCGTTTGAGCATTGGTTTAGTGGAGCATCAGATTTGAGAGATGGTTTGTTAGTTCGGTTTACTAGAGTTTCAACACTGAGCAACCTTGGTTAGGGCTATAAAAAAGCTCGAAACATTGGTTTAGTGGAGCATCCTATACTTGCGCAAGTCTTTGGACGGGCGGGCAGCTGTCCCGTTTTCACCCAAAGGTAGTGGTGGAGATCGGCTTCCGTAGGACCGTAGCTAGGAGACAGGGCATGTGCCGCGTCATTTGCGTACCCTTCTCTTCGGCGAACCTGGCCCAGAACCTCGCCTGAGCACGCTCGTAGGGATCGGCCGGCATGATGGGGTAGCCGTCCTTCCAGGTCTTGTCGATGTACTCGACGATGATGGAGTCGGCGATCGGCTTTCCGTCGTGGACGAGCACGGGCACCTTCTTGGTCACCCGGTTGTAGCGGAGCAGCGCCTCGCTCTTGTTGGCCAGGTCCTCGTCGATGTACTCGTACTCGACGCCCTTCAGCCGGAGCGCCCACTCCACCCGGATGACTATCGGGCTGGCCCACATGCCGAACACCTTCACGCCCTTCTCTGCCATTGTTAGAGctccggagagagagagagagagagagagagagagaccttgTTCGCTTATAGATCAGGAAGCCTTAAGAAGTCAGCGGTTCGATTCTGGGTCATGGTTGCCTTCCAAAGGGTCGACACTCCTATCGGAAATAGTATTAGTAATAATCAACAGACAGTAACACGAGACTACGAGAGTGACGGAACGGAGCAGCTGGTTAGAGAAGCTTACTTATAGCTTGATAAACGTAATCCACAGAGATATCTTCTGGAAAATTGAGTAATTGACTTCATGGTTACGCTAAAACACGGTGAACTGATCGAATGGTTTTCTGACTTGGCGAACTCGGCCATTTGACAACGTTAAACTGACTTGCACATGAAAAATTAGAGGACCAATAAGCATGTATCATTTCCCTGTCCCATAAAAGTATGCAAATTGCACTTCTCTGTCCTCTCATGCTCCAAGCAGAAGGACAAAGCTTAACTTTAGAGCATGCCAATTGCTCACAAGAACACAAATGGCTCCAGTCATGTTTGTTGCCATGTTACATTACGGGCCACGTGGATAGTCCTGCTTCATCAACAAGCCATGCCAAATTGCCAATCTTCAGTGGAAGGATATATGGCATGTGCACTGTGCACATACTAGTATACCACGGGAATATTGGTACCAGAAATGCACCTCTTATTGTCATCAGCAAGTTTCGCTCCGGGTTCCCCCATCAGCAATCATAGATTCTGTAAGGCTTGGGCGACATTCCTTGAAATCCTTTCGCGAATCGGTTCCTGCGTTTACAAAACATTGCTGTAAGTATTTGTTTATCTGCTAAATTAGAAGCACAAATAAAGTATTTTGTATACCTGTGTTTCTGGGATCTCGAATTTTGTATTTGTAATTGTTTCAAACAGGAAAATATACCTACAGTGGATATTCAAGCAAACTATTATTCAAATAGAATAGAATATCAAGCTTGCATCAGTTTCATGTACATACAGATGCACAAAAATTTGTTGGACAGGCTACAGAGTATAATGTATGAAAAAAATGATCTGGAGTGGAAATTACTAGCAGGAACTTTTAGAAATAGACATACCGCCAAGCTAGTTCACAAACAAGCTCTTCTGGAGCTCCTGGCAGAACCTGCGTGTTTTAGAGTAAATGTAAGCATACAATCAACAGAACTGAGCTGGCTcattatgtgtgtgtgtgttgggggggggggggattgtaTGCAGTTTTAACAGCTGAGTTTGAAGGAAATATACCGCATCTTCATATGGATTGCAATTGTTCTTAAACCACAGCCTTAAGAACTCCTgttaaaaaagtaaaaaaaaaaactcttgagCAATTTCATTATAAATTTGTCAATAaggttttgaaggcataaatTGGCATCGAGTTAAATTACCCAGTACATGTGTATGAACTCAAGGGTAGTTTACCTTGTCAACATTTTCAGGCTCAAGACCAGATTTGAATCTCTCTTCATATGAATTACCAATCCAATATCTGCTGGAGTCAGGAGTATGAACCTGCATGTCAAAAAGAGGAGACCATGAATTTTTATCAAACATAGTTTATTCAATAATCCCCCCTCAAGTCTGAGCTCCTTAAGGCTTATGCATGGACTAGAAGTGGGATgcaattattttctttattaaaattatgtgaGCCTTGTCTCAATTCAAGACCTTTGATTGATTGTATGACTTGGTTATACACAAAACAGTGAACTAGTACTGTTCAATTACATGAAATATTTAGGTAGCACAACGAAAAGTTATATCATAAATGATTTTTCACTAGTTTCTGGGTACAATGAGCATAGAGTTTGCAGATTAGAAATTTTAAGACAATAAAATCATGTAGAACACAACCTCATCAATCAACATGATTGTCCCATCGTCTGTTTTTCCAAACTCATACTTTGTGTCAACTAGAATCAATCCATTCTGTAACGCCACTTGCTGCAAATAGAAAACAGAAAAGCATCAACAAATTACAAATACACGATCTTAATGCAGCTTTTAGCAAAGGATTAATTATTTGCTATGCCACAAAGTGAGCTACACTATCTCAAGACAACTAATAGGAAAATAATCCTATGAGACTTGGTCTAATATATTTGTGGTCTGGACCCAATTCATAGCATAAAAAAACTCGACCCTAGGGGAGGAGACGTCCCGAAGGCATTGTTAGCTATAGGTTGAGAAAAGGTCCTGAAAGCCGACCACCCAGGGGCATCACTAAAAGCGGCTTCATGGCTGCCCAGGACCACACTGAAAGTGACCCACAACGAGGGGCATTTTTTGCGAGAACCAGGGTTCGAGCCCCGGTTAGTCGCCTCAAAACTGGAGGACCTACCGCCGTGTTATTAGCACGTTCTCCCAATTCATAGCATGACACATGGCATTTTAATTCCTTCTTTGTTTCCTCACACATGATTTCCTCTGGTTCCACCAAAAGTTTTATGGTAATTTTTGCCATGTGTCACGCTATGAATTGGGTCCAAGCCGCAAATACATTAGACCAGGTCTTTAGGATTATTGCCTTAAATACATCCAGTGCATGTCATACAAAGATAACTATTGCCTTAAATATGAAATATCTGAAGTGACAAGCTGCAGAGATTAAAATCAAAAGCATGTCAAAGCACAATTTTAAATACTGAAAGTCCAATGATCCTAGTGTTTGCCAGTGAAATTAAATTGGAAGGTTACTAGACATAAACCTGAAAACACCATAGCAGAAGCAGAACACATGAGCATTCGTTACCTGTCCATATTCAAACAAGCTCAAGGCTTTGCTTCTCGCTTCATCAAAATCTTCCTTTGACATCAGCCCTGACTTGATTATCTGCAGAATGTCATGGTAATTAAGGGCCTGCTTTTTAAGGCAAAAATGATGTGCAAAAAAGAGGTGATGCAGGCATGCAGCAGCTTTCACATGCTAAAGTCTACAAGCTCGAAATTCTCAAGGAATTGTATCTGATACAAAATGCAACCTAGACAGCTCATAATCCAGAAATCATTCAAAGGCTTCCGGATTCCTCATTCCTGCCAAACTATTATAATAAGATTACCAAATAAAGGAGAAACTTCAATATCTGAAAAGTGACAAGGAAACACAGCAGTGTAACTTTCTTGAATCTCCTGAATCAGGGGACCTAACTAGTAGCTTCGTTAACTCCCCAGTATCATAGGGCTGCCTATGGAAATCCAACGTTAGACTAATCTAAGAGCATTTTTTTTATCGTTTTCCTCTCAGAATTAGTATGAGGGGCTCTAATACTTAAGATTATATGCgcaaaaatattaaaagaaagagagaaataaatgcCTCATCCGGAGTAACAGGGACATCATGATCTACAGCTTTCGTCGTTGGTGTGAGAATATTTGCGGACAACTTCTGGTTCTTTACCATACCTGGGCCAAAGAACTCACTCACTAGTCACTagaaagaacaaaagaaatctACATTGGATAATTATTGGGTAGCATACCATCAGGAAGAGCATTTCCACAATAGTTCCTGACACCCTTATTATAAACCGTCCACAACGATGTATCAGTGCTTCCTGTAACAAATCCCCTCACtgaaaataaacatgcaaagaTAAGATTTGTAAGAATGGTAAACTGAAAGTGAAgataaactatttttttagcaCAAAAAACAAAATTCAGCATATTACGATTGCACTGGTATGAGAAATAATCAACATATACAG
It encodes:
- the LOC133902213 gene encoding glutathione transferase GST 23-like gives rise to the protein MAEKGVKVFGMWASPIVIRVEWALRLKGVEYEYIDEDLANKSEALLRYNRVTKKVPVLVHDGKPIADSIIVEYIDKTWKDGYPIMPADPYERAQARFWARFAEEKGTQMTRHMPCLLATVLRKPISTTTFG
- the LOC133902211 gene encoding phosphoribosylaminoimidazole-succinocarboxamide synthase, chloroplastic-like, which encodes MSPSAPPAAARVANPAKTFPQPLSSSAHARFPHLSMSTSSSPPRAAPLAVAGGGSGGAAPSHLAADPGHREAVLIAARAAMGNCLGETRLDLAVPGLRLAAKGKVRDVYESGEHLVLVTTDRQSAFDRVLASIPFKGQVLNETSLWWFNRTRHITPNAVVSSPDKNVTIAKRCSVFPVEFVVRGFVTGSTDTSLWTVYNKGVRNYCGNALPDGMVKNQKLSANILTPTTKAVDHDVPVTPDEIIKSGLMSKEDFDEARSKALSLFEYGQQVALQNGLILVDTKYEFGKTDDGTIMLIDEVHTPDSSRYWIGNSYEERFKSGLEPENVDKEFLRLWFKNNCNPYEDAVLPGAPEELVCELAWRYIFLFETITNTKFEIPETQEPIRERISRNVAQALQNL